The following are encoded together in the Zingiber officinale cultivar Zhangliang chromosome 8A, Zo_v1.1, whole genome shotgun sequence genome:
- the LOC122012605 gene encoding protein indeterminate-domain 12-like has product MPLISPFFVLLHKRNPFREALRDIEKRLAMSNVTGDGTGSFSSGGKSAGEDGVHERSHADVSAARPPPPPGKKKRNPPGTPDPNAEVIALSPKTLMATNRFVCEICGKGFQRDQNLQLHLRGHNLPWKLRQRSSDEVAKKRVYVCPEPTCVHHSPGRALGDLTGIKKHFCRKHGERKWKCDKCDKKYAVPSDWKAHAKICGTREYKCDCGTVFARRDSFVTHRAFCDALARETSDELMNQPLMAAMASDLRAQGPIAGFKGLLAVADHLVPPSRDMAAGMLSSFMPNMPPAPSSYCGLDEAQLLKPPAESSALMSATALLQKAAQIGATVAGGANRGAMASLLGGCQFFGPAMNEVGVIAGDGSTLNHVGRCGSGDVMTVDFLGIEGERRLHMQRQGLEFEGAMHQRRMMETLHGLQQQLSTEMENAPLWYL; this is encoded by the exons ATGCCATTAATATCCCCCTTCTTCGTCCTCCTCCATAAAAGAAATCCTTTCAGGGAAGCGTTGAGGGATATAGAGAAGCGCCTTGCCATGTCGAACGTCACCGGAGACGGTACTGGAAGCTTCTCTTCCGGCGGCAAGTCAGCTGGAGAAGATGGTGTCCACGAGCGAAGCCACGCCGACGTCTCTGCTGcacggccgccgccgccgccggggaagaagaagaggaacccCCCTGGAACTCCAG ACCCAAATGCTGAGGTGATCGCGCTGTCGCCGAAGACGCTGATGGCGACGAACCGGTTCGTGTGCGAGATCTGCGGGAAGGGGTTCCAGAGGGACCAGAACCTGCAGCTGCACCTGCGGGGGCACAACCTTCCGTGGAAGCTCCGGCAGCGGAGCAGCGACGAGGTGGCGAAGAAGAGGGTGTACGTGTGCCCGGAGCCGACGTGCGTGCACCACAGCCCCGGCCGGGCCCTCGGCGACCTCACCGGAATCAAGAAGCACTTCTGCCGGAAGCACGGGGAGAGGAAGTGGAAGTGCGACAAGTGCGACAAGAAGTACGCGGTGCCATCGGACTGGAAGGCGCACGCCAAGATCTGCGGCACCAGGGAGTACAAGTGCGATTGCGGCACCGTCTTCGCCAG GAGAGACAGCTTCGTCACCCACCGGGCCTTCTGCGACGCGTTGGCCAGAGAGACGAGCGACGAGCTGATGAACCAGCCTCTCATGGCCGCCATGGCTTCCGACCTTCGAGCTCAGGGGCCGATCGCCGGCTTCAAGGGCCTCCTTGCCGTTGCCGACCACCTCGTTCCCCCATCCCGCGATATGGCCGCCGGCATGCTCTCCAGCTTCATGCCCAACATGCCCCCCGCCCCCTCGTCCTACTGCGGGCTGGACGAGGCCCAGCTGCTGAAGCCTCCGGCAGAGTCCTCGGCCCTCATGTCGGCTACTGCTCTGCTGCAGAAGGCGGCGCAGATCGGCGCGACGGTGGCTGGCGGCGCCAACAGGGGCGCCATGGCCTCGCTGCTCGGCGGGTGCCAGTTCTTCGGTCCGGCCATGAATGAAGTGGGTGTGATCGCCGGCGATGGGTCCACTCTGAATCATGTCGGCCGGTGCGGGAGTGGAGATGTGATGACGGTGGACTTCCTGGGAATCGAGGGAGAGAGGAGGCTACACATGCAGCGGCAGGGGTTGGAGTTCGAAGGGGCGATGCATCAACGGAGGATGATGGAGACTCTGCATGGGCTGCAGCAGCAGCTGTCCACCGAGATGGAGAACGCCCCTCTATGGTATCTTTGA